Proteins co-encoded in one Opitutus terrae PB90-1 genomic window:
- a CDS encoding MbcA/ParS/Xre antitoxin family protein, producing the protein MQLLRTLDVDIALRAISVFASAEAAADWLIAEGLASLNGKSAVETAQTVKGRQRVLALLGAIEHGVYT; encoded by the coding sequence GTGCAACTGCTCAGAACGCTTGATGTAGACATCGCCTTGCGGGCGATTTCAGTGTTTGCGTCTGCCGAAGCGGCTGCAGATTGGCTCATCGCCGAAGGACTGGCATCGCTTAACGGGAAGTCTGCGGTTGAAACTGCTCAAACCGTGAAAGGAAGGCAGAGGGTTTTAGCGCTGCTTGGAGCAATTGAGCACGGCGTGTATACGTAA
- the pth gene encoding aminoacyl-tRNA hydrolase, with amino-acid sequence MSISLVAGLGNPGREYASTRHNLGWIVLDALAAKLGLAWKPQPQFQAAVTRWNRPGHGACWLVKPLTFMNDSGVAVGALARFHKLPIESVLVLYDDLNIDLGLVKVSVTGSAGGHNGLASVIEHFGDGFVRYRLGIGPKEPPQMDLKDFVLGKFTPDQQSLVTQNLPSYLSGLDLLLSRGVDAAMNQLNRRESK; translated from the coding sequence ATGTCCATCTCGCTCGTTGCCGGACTCGGCAACCCGGGCCGCGAATATGCCTCCACCCGCCACAATCTCGGCTGGATCGTGCTCGACGCGCTGGCTGCCAAGCTCGGCCTCGCGTGGAAGCCGCAGCCGCAGTTCCAGGCGGCGGTCACGCGTTGGAACCGGCCCGGCCATGGCGCCTGCTGGCTCGTGAAACCGCTGACGTTCATGAACGACAGCGGGGTCGCCGTCGGCGCGCTGGCGCGGTTTCACAAGCTGCCGATCGAGTCGGTCCTCGTGCTCTACGACGATCTCAACATCGATCTGGGGCTGGTGAAAGTCTCGGTGACGGGCAGTGCGGGCGGGCACAACGGCCTTGCCAGTGTGATCGAGCACTTCGGCGACGGCTTCGTGCGCTACCGGCTCGGCATCGGCCCGAAAGAACCGCCGCAGATGGACCTCAAGGATTTCGTGCTGGGCAAATTCACGCCCGACCAACAATCGCTCGTCACCCAAAACCTCCCGTCTTATTTATCTGGTCTCGACCTGTTGCTTTCGCGCGGTGTCGACGCCGCCATGAATCAGCTTAATCGCAGAGAATCCAAATGA
- a CDS encoding response regulator: MPPPPSLLLVDDDEHKRFFLETCIRRQFGDAMIMHCTSGAEAIAHLAQQPVHAIVTNHSMHPVNGIELTRWVRARFPALPIVMVTGNPIVTREALQAGASRVLSTADYPQLGATLETLLSENNGGAP; the protein is encoded by the coding sequence ATGCCCCCGCCACCATCGCTGTTGCTGGTCGACGATGATGAACACAAACGATTTTTTCTGGAGACCTGCATCCGCCGGCAGTTCGGCGACGCGATGATCATGCACTGTACTTCGGGAGCCGAAGCCATCGCGCACCTCGCACAGCAGCCCGTGCATGCCATCGTCACCAATCACAGCATGCATCCCGTGAATGGGATCGAACTCACCCGCTGGGTGCGCGCGCGGTTTCCAGCGCTGCCGATTGTGATGGTTACCGGCAATCCCATCGTCACCCGGGAAGCGCTGCAGGCCGGCGCCAGCCGCGTGCTCTCGACCGCCGACTACCCACAACTGGGCGCCACGCTCGAAACGCTGCTCTCGGAAAACAACGGAGGTGCTCCGTAA
- a CDS encoding 50S ribosomal protein L25 — MSQTFQLNVASRAQTGRSASRRLRKTNRVPAILYGKHTSPESLSVDAPEFTRLLKTIGARTVLVELQQAGKTDKALSFLQEVQRDPMTDKFVHIDFQEVKADEKFEIHVTVRPVGESFGVKNQSGVLELNVHELRIRCLPKDLPEAVEVDVTELKVGETIKLGQLKPIAGVEFLDSKGQPVVSCVEPVAEIVTEVAAPAAVEGAAAAAPAEGAAAPAEGAAAAAPGAAGAAPAAAGAKGATPAAAGAKGAAPAGAAAKAPAAGAKPAAPAKK; from the coding sequence ATGAGTCAAACATTCCAACTAAACGTCGCGTCGCGCGCCCAGACGGGCCGCAGCGCCTCCCGCCGGCTCCGCAAAACCAATCGCGTCCCCGCGATTCTTTACGGCAAGCACACGAGTCCCGAGTCCCTCTCGGTCGATGCGCCGGAGTTCACCCGCCTGCTGAAGACCATCGGTGCCCGCACGGTCCTGGTCGAACTGCAGCAAGCCGGGAAAACCGACAAGGCGCTGTCGTTCCTGCAGGAAGTGCAGCGCGATCCGATGACCGACAAGTTCGTCCACATCGATTTCCAAGAGGTCAAGGCCGACGAGAAGTTTGAAATTCACGTCACCGTCCGCCCCGTGGGCGAGTCGTTCGGCGTGAAGAACCAAAGCGGCGTGTTGGAGCTGAACGTCCACGAGCTGCGCATCCGCTGCTTGCCCAAGGACCTGCCCGAGGCCGTCGAGGTCGACGTCACCGAGCTCAAGGTCGGTGAGACGATCAAGTTGGGTCAGCTCAAGCCCATCGCAGGCGTCGAATTTTTGGACAGCAAGGGCCAGCCGGTCGTTTCGTGCGTCGAGCCCGTCGCCGAAATCGTCACGGAAGTCGCTGCTCCCGCCGCCGTCGAAGGCGCGGCCGCCGCGGCTCCGGCCGAGGGTGCTGCTGCTCCTGCCGAAGGTGCGGCTGCGGCTGCTCCGGGCGCCGCAGGTGCCGCTCCGGCCGCCGCCGGTGCGAAGGGTGCGACTCCGGCCGCCGCCGGCGCCAAGGGTGCCGCTCCCGCAGGCGCTGCCGCCAAGGCTCCGGCCGCTGGCGCGAAGCCCGCTGCTCCCGCCAAGAAGTAA
- a CDS encoding 30S ribosomal protein S6 gives MNATATKRSYRASFILDNRGKEDSIEQIIDGVKEVIAAVHGEVTAVENLGKKDFVRVTDRKMTSGAYVQISFNGPAEAPAHLKERLRLNGSVYRTFVQSV, from the coding sequence ATGAACGCCACCGCCACCAAACGCAGCTACCGCGCTTCCTTCATCCTCGATAACCGGGGCAAGGAAGACTCCATCGAGCAGATCATCGACGGAGTGAAAGAAGTCATCGCCGCCGTGCACGGCGAAGTCACCGCGGTCGAAAACCTCGGCAAGAAGGACTTCGTGCGCGTCACCGACCGCAAGATGACCAGCGGCGCCTACGTGCAGATTTCGTTCAATGGTCCCGCCGAAGCGCCCGCGCATCTGAAAGAGCGGCTCCGACTGAACGGCAGCGTCTATCGCACGTTCGTGCAGTCCGTCTGA
- a CDS encoding VOC family protein, which translates to MQPRPIHPQVSIGHVHLKVADLNRSLAFYRDVLGFEVTQRFGAQAVFLSAGGYHHHIGLNTWESAGGRPPARGTTGLYHFAILYPTRAELADALRRLIDAQIPLEGASDHGVSEAIYLRDPDGNGVELYWDRPKDQWPRDAHGGVAMVTDPLDLAALLKEAAK; encoded by the coding sequence ATGCAACCACGCCCGATTCACCCGCAGGTCAGCATCGGTCATGTGCACTTGAAGGTGGCGGACTTAAACCGATCGCTCGCGTTCTATCGCGACGTGCTCGGCTTCGAAGTCACCCAGCGCTTCGGTGCGCAAGCGGTCTTCCTGTCGGCGGGTGGTTATCATCATCACATCGGGCTCAACACCTGGGAGAGCGCCGGCGGCCGGCCGCCGGCGCGAGGGACGACCGGCCTTTATCATTTCGCGATTCTGTATCCAACGCGGGCGGAGTTGGCGGACGCCTTGCGGCGGCTGATCGACGCGCAGATTCCGCTCGAGGGCGCGTCGGACCATGGCGTGAGCGAGGCGATCTACCTGCGCGATCCGGATGGCAACGGAGTGGAGCTCTACTGGGATCGGCCGAAGGACCAGTGGCCCCGCGACGCACACGGCGGAGTGGCCATGGTGACAGACCCTCTCGACCTCGCAGCCCTGCTCAAGGAGGCGGCGAAGTAA
- a CDS encoding single-stranded DNA-binding protein, with protein sequence MANFNKVYLIGNLTRDPELRVTPKGTAICQFGMAVNRQFKDESGALRDDTTFVDIEAWGKQGETISKYCTKGRPLFVEGRLKFDQWEDKTSGQKRSKLKVVLEGFQFLGSGQRDGAPGGGGGGGEFDQSAPSPERHAPPPRGTSGKPPAAENLDEDVPF encoded by the coding sequence ATGGCCAACTTCAACAAAGTCTATCTCATCGGCAACCTCACGCGCGACCCGGAGCTGCGAGTCACGCCCAAGGGCACGGCCATTTGTCAGTTCGGCATGGCGGTCAACCGCCAGTTCAAGGACGAGTCCGGTGCGCTGCGCGACGACACGACGTTCGTGGACATCGAAGCGTGGGGTAAACAGGGCGAGACGATCTCGAAGTATTGCACCAAGGGCCGCCCGCTGTTCGTCGAGGGCCGGCTGAAGTTCGACCAGTGGGAGGACAAGACCTCCGGCCAGAAGCGCAGCAAGCTGAAGGTTGTGCTCGAGGGCTTCCAGTTCCTCGGCAGTGGTCAGCGCGATGGCGCGCCGGGCGGTGGTGGCGGCGGCGGGGAGTTCGACCAGAGCGCGCCTTCGCCGGAGCGCCATGCGCCGCCCCCGCGTGGTACGAGCGGCAAGCCGCCGGCCGCCGAGAACCTCGACGAAGACGTGCCGTTCTAG
- a CDS encoding YceI family protein: MKKILPLLLASAVLQVTAFAQDVWKADPPHSRVGFTITHLGISEITGAFNQFEVSIHAAKPDFSDAVFDLTIDVASINTAVEKRDNHLRSPDFFDVAQHPKMTFRSTSIKPAGKDRYTLSGELTLHGQTKPVTMNLWYRGTTVSQKNTTAGFQLTGTLQRSDFGIGPKFAPPMLGDEVAIKADGEFIKQ; encoded by the coding sequence ATGAAAAAAATCCTCCCTCTCCTTCTGGCCTCCGCCGTTCTGCAAGTCACTGCATTCGCCCAGGACGTCTGGAAGGCGGATCCCCCGCATTCCCGCGTCGGCTTCACCATCACCCACCTCGGCATCTCCGAAATCACCGGGGCGTTCAATCAGTTCGAGGTCAGCATCCATGCGGCCAAGCCCGATTTCAGCGATGCCGTCTTCGACCTGACCATTGATGTCGCCTCCATCAACACCGCCGTGGAAAAGCGCGACAACCACCTCCGCAGCCCGGACTTTTTCGACGTGGCGCAGCATCCGAAGATGACCTTCCGCAGCACGTCGATCAAACCCGCCGGCAAGGATCGCTACACCCTCTCCGGCGAGCTCACGCTGCACGGCCAGACCAAACCGGTGACGATGAATCTCTGGTATCGCGGCACCACCGTCAGCCAGAAGAACACCACCGCCGGCTTCCAACTCACCGGCACGCTGCAGCGCTCGGACTTCGGCATCGGCCCCAAATTCGCGCCGCCGATGCTCGGCGACGAGGTGGCGATCAAGGCCGACGGCGAGTTCATCAAGCAATAG
- a CDS encoding tyrosine-type recombinase/integrase — protein sequence MPPLAYRVHKAVFSTGERFPILLTREGLPVSLPTRYVIDEHRERSQTNTIGPIIRAISYFYEWCATLAEPFDPEVRLRDGPLLDRSELIGLQRYLRAGRRHNVIVFPKRTQAFSRASAVMKNGSLNTQLDRIRDFLVWAADFAMQPRAPTQEIDRLKRAMDALHLTRTRSKDKLGLTLTQQGELLRIVDSGSENLDNPFSRQVRARNQTIVRLLLETGIRRGELCKLRVEDVNLRDVMSASIAIVRNPDDPFDPRRDEPQVKTLNRRIPLRGATKDLMFEYLLKHRGLCRHPYFFTSSRGAVPLDVTAVNRIFTRIREASNAFAGVELTPHIMRHTFEENLARQVEALGWPEKKVNDVTNYLSGWVDQSKQAVVYLRRANEEFAMVAMSKLHALNDKIGEMAIRRASDGIPL from the coding sequence ATGCCTCCTCTGGCCTACCGCGTGCATAAAGCGGTGTTCTCAACTGGAGAACGGTTTCCGATCCTGCTGACACGAGAGGGCCTGCCAGTTTCGCTGCCAACACGGTACGTCATCGACGAGCATCGCGAGAGAAGCCAAACAAACACGATTGGACCGATCATAAGGGCGATTTCCTATTTCTACGAATGGTGCGCCACGCTCGCTGAGCCATTCGACCCGGAGGTGCGACTGCGTGACGGGCCGCTCCTAGACCGCTCTGAGTTGATCGGTCTGCAGCGCTATTTGCGTGCTGGGAGAAGGCACAACGTCATCGTGTTTCCAAAGCGAACTCAGGCGTTCTCCCGCGCCAGTGCCGTTATGAAAAACGGCAGTTTAAACACGCAGCTAGATAGAATTCGCGACTTTCTGGTTTGGGCCGCGGACTTTGCGATGCAACCTCGAGCTCCGACCCAGGAAATTGACCGCCTGAAAAGGGCGATGGATGCCCTCCACCTAACGAGAACGAGGTCGAAGGACAAGTTGGGACTGACGCTGACCCAACAAGGAGAACTGCTGCGGATTGTCGATTCGGGATCCGAGAATCTGGACAATCCCTTTAGCCGTCAGGTGCGCGCTCGAAATCAGACTATCGTTCGACTGTTGCTCGAGACAGGAATTCGCCGCGGTGAGCTGTGCAAGCTGCGAGTTGAGGATGTTAATTTGCGCGACGTGATGTCGGCCAGCATTGCCATCGTGCGAAATCCCGACGACCCGTTCGATCCGCGACGGGACGAGCCTCAGGTCAAAACGCTTAACCGCCGTATCCCTCTGCGCGGAGCCACCAAGGATCTGATGTTTGAGTATTTACTCAAACATAGAGGTCTATGCCGGCACCCCTACTTCTTTACGAGTTCTCGAGGCGCCGTTCCACTTGATGTGACGGCTGTGAACAGAATATTCACCCGAATCAGAGAAGCATCGAACGCGTTCGCAGGTGTCGAGCTAACGCCGCACATCATGCGGCACACCTTTGAAGAAAATCTCGCACGCCAGGTGGAGGCACTCGGTTGGCCGGAGAAGAAAGTCAACGACGTCACGAATTATCTCAGTGGCTGGGTTGATCAAAGTAAGCAGGCCGTCGTCTACCTGCGAAGAGCAAATGAGGAGTTTGCGATGGTCGCAATGAGTAAGCTGCATGCCCTAAACGACAAAATTGGGGAGATGGCCATCCGCAGGGCAAGTGACGGCATCCCACTATGA
- a CDS encoding AAA family ATPase, whose amino-acid sequence MAGNVFRSEIRDSEIRELLEKVRKQSYGKYLVAVTLEKIRQFQGGKVRFDFPVTALIGPNGSGKSTILAASACAYASAKPKSFFRKSRVGDEGMEGWRISYEVIDKGVNHKGLTLSVLTYQKPNWSREGVLDRSVKYVGIDRTVPAAENPGFTHKRKLSEDGTDEHTTVEEKKVEGKEIENIRRHAERVIGRPLDKFELVRVTFTVTRSSAPKSKLLKVEVQPDGTIVSVRQPLPDAPVRKKVISSQQTIFVGYNGTHYYSEFNFGAGESSILRTVATMEALPENSLVLVEEVENGLHPLAATRMVEYFVDFARRTGGQVVFTTHSDYALRPLPSEAIWSCVDGKLQQGKLSIESLRAISGRVDRRLAVFVEDDFAREWLLAIARELLGDHADEIGIYPVFGDGNAVQVHLGHRNNPAVNFGSICVLDGDSKQNDDASKGIFRLPGASPEAYIFDRVRERVTADAALLTASLQRSLKSQADVVRVLGEVSHTNRDPHLLFNQVGEKLGLVSEIVVRGAFFSVWLHNAGDVAAQIAGVLKAALDEPVARK is encoded by the coding sequence ATGGCTGGCAACGTTTTTAGAAGTGAGATTCGTGATTCTGAGATTCGTGAGTTGCTCGAAAAAGTAAGGAAGCAGAGTTACGGAAAGTATCTTGTTGCGGTGACGCTTGAGAAAATCCGGCAGTTCCAGGGCGGCAAAGTGAGGTTTGATTTCCCCGTCACCGCATTGATCGGCCCTAACGGGAGCGGAAAATCGACGATCCTCGCTGCGAGCGCATGCGCATATGCCTCGGCCAAGCCGAAGTCCTTCTTTCGGAAGAGCCGCGTCGGCGACGAAGGGATGGAGGGCTGGCGAATCAGCTACGAGGTGATCGACAAGGGGGTTAATCATAAGGGCCTCACGCTGAGCGTGCTGACGTACCAAAAACCAAACTGGTCTCGCGAAGGGGTGTTGGACCGGTCTGTGAAATACGTTGGAATCGATAGAACTGTCCCGGCTGCCGAGAATCCGGGGTTCACCCACAAGCGGAAGCTTTCCGAAGATGGGACTGACGAGCACACAACCGTGGAAGAAAAGAAAGTTGAGGGTAAGGAAATCGAAAACATCCGGCGGCATGCCGAGCGCGTGATTGGCCGGCCTCTCGATAAGTTCGAGTTGGTGCGAGTGACGTTCACGGTCACTCGGTCGAGTGCTCCGAAATCGAAGCTGTTGAAAGTAGAAGTGCAGCCGGATGGAACTATCGTTTCGGTTCGTCAACCGTTACCGGACGCACCTGTGCGCAAAAAAGTTATTAGCTCACAGCAGACGATCTTTGTTGGGTACAATGGAACCCACTACTACTCCGAGTTCAATTTCGGTGCGGGCGAGTCCTCAATACTTCGAACTGTGGCGACTATGGAGGCGCTGCCTGAGAATTCGCTAGTGCTGGTTGAGGAGGTCGAGAATGGCCTTCATCCGCTAGCGGCTACACGCATGGTTGAATACTTCGTGGATTTTGCTAGGCGTACCGGCGGCCAAGTGGTCTTCACTACGCACAGCGATTATGCTCTTCGACCGTTGCCATCTGAGGCGATCTGGTCTTGCGTTGATGGGAAGCTTCAGCAGGGAAAACTCTCCATCGAGTCGCTTAGAGCGATTTCGGGGCGGGTTGATCGACGGCTCGCAGTGTTCGTTGAAGATGATTTCGCTAGAGAGTGGTTGCTTGCGATCGCGAGGGAGCTACTCGGAGATCACGCCGATGAAATTGGCATCTATCCGGTGTTCGGCGACGGCAACGCCGTGCAGGTTCATCTCGGCCACAGGAACAATCCCGCAGTTAATTTCGGTTCGATTTGTGTTTTGGATGGAGATTCCAAGCAAAACGACGACGCCTCGAAAGGGATCTTTCGCCTACCGGGTGCCTCCCCGGAGGCATATATATTCGATCGGGTTCGTGAAAGAGTCACAGCAGACGCAGCCTTGCTGACTGCCTCGTTGCAGCGTTCACTCAAATCCCAAGCGGACGTTGTGCGGGTTTTAGGTGAGGTTTCGCACACTAATCGCGACCCTCATCTGCTTTTCAACCAAGTGGGCGAGAAACTGGGTTTGGTTTCCGAGATAGTCGTTCGAGGAGCGTTCTTTTCTGTATGGCTACATAATGCCGGCGACGTGGCCGCTCAAATTGCGGGAGTTTTGAAAGCTGCGCTCGACGAGCCGGTCGCAAGGAAGTAA
- a CDS encoding helix-turn-helix domain-containing protein, whose translation MSSVIEDRYSLRVSALEILRKNLKRLREKQRLTQQDLAERAGIDYKYAQRIEAGHWPGLQLKTIEKLAEALGVPAWRLLKPARTASASASRANDQRGAA comes from the coding sequence GTGTCCAGTGTGATCGAGGATCGCTATTCTCTGCGGGTGTCCGCACTCGAGATCCTGAGAAAAAACCTGAAGCGCCTCCGGGAAAAGCAAAGGCTCACCCAGCAGGACCTCGCCGAACGCGCCGGGATCGATTACAAGTACGCGCAGCGGATCGAAGCCGGCCACTGGCCCGGCCTGCAGCTCAAAACCATCGAAAAGCTGGCGGAGGCGTTGGGAGTTCCAGCGTGGCGGCTACTCAAGCCGGCACGCACGGCGTCGGCATCGGCAAGCCGGGCGAACGATCAGCGAGGCGCTGCCTAA
- a CDS encoding tyrosine-type recombinase/integrase, which translates to MNEALPIPSDWVSPHLPEVAPYVFDRFGMKVNTTGQAWRLNEPTRPLVVTWSLLPASGEIRHACMLGIQHSICSHAPNTTITAFKAIVWALRAVAPITSDLAALDLDWWRKLRAAARQAHQEERLHHVRWWYLWMADLGFEGIDDEDSFEVERWRIPGGVKGEAVARRDEDCGPLTDLQFAALIYAVRREQPPTLQLAAVMLCIDLGSNPRNLVLLEERDLVTYDDPKGGERVYLLSVPRIKKRLDERATKCRKISAQTGRVLEAVVSQNRAKFGGIADPKRPILCRETPRHLKYDDPEMERFEYHWMTSDLTSAVRSFCEANDLRTPGPGDRRFRVYPRRLRYTLGTRLAVQGAPPKVIAEALDHSDLQHVMVYIEAAGKFAERLTTAIGPLIKPTIDRFLGRLVDGPADAVPANDLSKAIPAVLGAKLMGNIGTCGSSSLCPLAPPLTCYLCDYFQPWRIADHEGLLASVKEVRELMGKGIATPFSMEVIERVIAAIDSVVQLKLASKGERGT; encoded by the coding sequence ATGAATGAGGCTCTCCCAATTCCCAGCGACTGGGTCTCGCCACATCTACCGGAGGTTGCACCATATGTATTCGATCGTTTTGGGATGAAAGTAAATACGACCGGACAGGCGTGGCGACTCAACGAACCAACACGGCCGCTTGTCGTTACGTGGTCTCTTTTGCCAGCTAGCGGAGAAATTAGGCATGCATGCATGCTCGGGATTCAACACTCGATCTGCTCGCATGCGCCCAACACAACGATCACTGCCTTCAAGGCGATCGTGTGGGCGCTGCGGGCCGTCGCGCCAATAACATCCGATCTGGCTGCGCTAGACCTCGATTGGTGGCGAAAACTTCGCGCAGCGGCCCGGCAAGCACATCAGGAGGAAAGGCTACACCATGTCAGGTGGTGGTACCTTTGGATGGCTGATCTTGGATTTGAAGGGATCGACGACGAAGATTCTTTCGAGGTCGAGCGTTGGCGAATACCAGGCGGGGTGAAAGGAGAAGCCGTTGCTCGACGTGATGAGGATTGTGGTCCCCTGACAGATCTCCAGTTCGCAGCACTCATATACGCGGTGCGGCGTGAGCAGCCCCCAACGCTACAGCTCGCTGCGGTAATGTTGTGCATTGATTTGGGATCCAATCCAAGGAACCTGGTTTTGCTGGAGGAACGTGATTTAGTGACATACGACGATCCAAAGGGTGGTGAGCGTGTCTACCTGTTATCGGTTCCCCGAATAAAGAAACGGCTAGACGAACGAGCGACAAAGTGCAGGAAAATTAGCGCGCAGACGGGGCGCGTTCTAGAAGCTGTGGTGTCGCAGAACCGAGCAAAATTCGGGGGAATAGCAGATCCGAAACGACCGATTCTCTGTCGAGAGACGCCACGTCACCTGAAATATGACGACCCGGAAATGGAACGGTTTGAGTATCACTGGATGACCAGCGACCTTACTAGTGCGGTCAGGTCTTTCTGCGAGGCGAACGATCTACGAACACCCGGTCCAGGGGATCGGCGTTTTCGAGTATACCCGCGACGCTTACGATACACTCTCGGGACCCGGCTTGCTGTGCAAGGTGCGCCTCCGAAAGTAATCGCCGAGGCCCTCGATCATAGTGACCTACAGCATGTGATGGTATACATCGAGGCCGCTGGGAAGTTCGCTGAACGGCTAACCACGGCGATCGGTCCGCTGATTAAGCCGACGATAGACCGCTTTCTTGGGCGGCTGGTTGACGGTCCTGCCGATGCGGTACCTGCGAACGACCTGAGCAAGGCGATACCGGCGGTCTTGGGGGCGAAGCTAATGGGCAACATCGGCACGTGTGGAAGTAGCAGCCTGTGCCCCCTAGCTCCGCCGCTGACGTGTTATCTGTGCGACTACTTCCAGCCTTGGAGGATTGCCGATCACGAGGGACTTTTGGCGAGCGTAAAAGAGGTGCGGGAACTGATGGGAAAGGGTATCGCCACACCATTCTCGATGGAGGTGATCGAACGGGTCATCGCGGCCATTGATTCTGTGGTTCAGCTCAAGCTGGCTTCGAAGGGAGAAAGGGGCACGTGA